In Enterobacter cloacae, the following are encoded in one genomic region:
- the pagP gene encoding lipid A palmitoyltransferase PagP, with protein sequence MSVETRFNYFMVNFAPNTKNGNCIVIVRNKLFLILLFIFGQLMFSSVVQAEDNATDKGWFTTFKDNVSQTWKEPEHYDLYIPAITWHARFAYDKEKTDDYNERPWGAGFGQSRWDDKGNWHGIYLMAFKDSFNKWEPIGGYGWEKTWRPLADDNFHVGLGYTAGVTARDNWKYIPLPIVLPLASIGYGPATFQMTYIPGTYNNGNVYFAWMRFQF encoded by the coding sequence TTGTCTGTTGAGACACGATTCAACTATTTTATGGTAAACTTTGCGCCGAATACTAAGAATGGTAATTGCATTGTGATCGTACGTAATAAATTATTTCTGATTTTATTGTTTATTTTTGGACAGTTAATGTTCTCTTCTGTTGTGCAGGCAGAAGACAACGCGACGGATAAAGGCTGGTTCACCACCTTTAAGGATAACGTTTCACAGACCTGGAAAGAGCCGGAACACTATGATCTCTATATTCCGGCAATAACGTGGCACGCACGCTTTGCGTATGACAAAGAAAAAACAGACGACTACAACGAGCGTCCCTGGGGGGCTGGTTTTGGTCAGTCACGCTGGGATGACAAAGGGAACTGGCACGGTATCTATCTGATGGCGTTTAAAGACTCCTTCAATAAATGGGAACCGATTGGCGGTTATGGCTGGGAGAAAACCTGGCGTCCGTTAGCGGACGATAACTTCCACGTTGGGCTGGGTTACACCGCCGGGGTTACCGCGCGCGACAACTGGAAGTACATCCCGCTCCCGATAGTGCTGCCGTTAGCCTCTATTGGCTATGGCCCCGCAACGTTCCAGATGACGTATATTCCGGGGACATACAACAACGGTAACGTTTACTTTGCGTGGATGCGCTTTCAGTTTTAA
- the lipA gene encoding lipoyl synthase, with amino-acid sequence MSKPIVMERGVKYRDADKMALIPVKNVATEREALLRKPEWMKIKLPADSSRIQGIKAAMRKNGLHSVCEEASCPNLAECFNHGTATFMILGAICTRRCPFCDVAHGRPVAPDANEPQKLAQTIADMALRYVVITSVDRDDLRDGGAQHFADCITAIREKSPNIKIETLVPDFRGRMDRALDILTATPPDVFNHNLENVPRLYRQVRPGADYNWSLKLLERFKEAHPDIPTKSGLMVGLGETNAEIIEVMRDLRRHGVTMLTLGQYLQPSRHHLPVQRYVSPDEFDEMKAEAMAMGFTHAACGPFVRSSYHADMQAKGEEVK; translated from the coding sequence ATGAGTAAACCCATTGTGATGGAACGCGGTGTTAAATACCGCGATGCCGATAAAATGGCCCTTATCCCGGTTAAAAACGTGGCTACAGAGCGCGAGGCGCTGTTAAGAAAACCGGAATGGATGAAAATTAAACTTCCGGCCGACTCTTCGCGTATCCAGGGGATCAAAGCGGCGATGCGTAAAAATGGCCTTCACTCTGTCTGTGAAGAAGCCTCTTGCCCGAACCTTGCTGAATGTTTCAATCACGGCACTGCGACGTTTATGATTCTGGGTGCAATCTGTACCCGCCGTTGCCCGTTCTGCGACGTTGCTCATGGTCGCCCTGTTGCACCTGATGCTAATGAACCACAAAAACTGGCACAGACCATCGCCGACATGGCGCTGCGCTATGTGGTGATCACGTCCGTTGACCGTGACGACCTGCGTGATGGCGGTGCTCAGCATTTTGCTGACTGCATTACGGCTATCCGCGAAAAAAGCCCAAACATCAAGATTGAAACTTTGGTTCCAGACTTCCGTGGCCGTATGGATCGTGCGCTGGATATCCTGACAGCGACGCCACCAGACGTGTTCAACCACAACCTGGAAAACGTACCGCGCCTTTATCGCCAGGTGCGCCCGGGCGCTGACTATAACTGGTCCCTGAAGCTGCTGGAGCGTTTTAAAGAAGCGCACCCGGATATCCCGACGAAGTCCGGCCTGATGGTTGGTCTCGGCGAAACCAATGCTGAAATCATTGAAGTTATGCGCGACCTGCGCCGCCACGGTGTGACCATGCTGACGCTGGGCCAGTATCTGCAGCCAAGCCGCCATCACCTGCCGGTACAGCGTTACGTTAGCCCGGATGAGTTTGATGAGATGAAAGCCGAAGCCATGGCAATGGGCTTTACCCATGCAGCCTGTGGCCCGTTTGTTCGCTCTTCTTACCATGCCGACATGCAGGCAAAAGGCGAAGAAGTTAAATAA
- a CDS encoding heavy metal RND transporter produces the protein MKQHTLGLWLGGVLFGLFSSVVQAESWTLEQTLTEAQRYSAELSASRNEAQALDAMADSATQLPDPKLKFGIENVPVQGNNDRRLTREGMTMQKIGIMQSYISSEKRERKAQTFQAQARGVLAKSEAIRAVLQRDTAQAWLDLALAQQALNAARTLVSETEHQRGVQKASVGAGSSTPDSVLALQMTLSAMRDKETLAQRDVQLAQSRLLQLTGQAIPDVRGPLPRYQRLPADEKTLEEGITRHPEVEAARREAETAKARSAQSEVAAIPDVDVEVFYAHRAEGYDDMAGVMFSVDLPIFQSKRQDKDYAADVSRSMQAVDQLTLIKREHIAQVQTLVAQYQAAQTLWQRQRDEVLPLQRQRLDVLTAQYRSGQSDLPTLLEARRGVLDTELAVNQAEREMARTWAAVNWLIPQELAQ, from the coding sequence ATGAAACAACACACACTGGGCCTGTGGCTCGGTGGGGTGCTGTTCGGTCTTTTCAGCTCCGTCGTACAGGCGGAGTCGTGGACGCTCGAACAAACCCTGACCGAAGCACAGCGCTATTCAGCCGAGTTATCAGCCAGCCGCAACGAAGCGCAGGCGCTGGACGCTATGGCGGATTCCGCCACCCAATTACCTGACCCGAAGCTAAAGTTCGGCATTGAAAACGTGCCGGTGCAGGGCAATAACGACAGACGACTGACGCGTGAAGGCATGACCATGCAGAAGATAGGCATCATGCAGAGTTACATCAGTTCAGAAAAACGTGAGCGTAAGGCGCAGACCTTCCAGGCGCAGGCGCGCGGAGTATTGGCAAAGTCAGAGGCCATTCGCGCCGTTCTTCAGCGTGATACCGCGCAGGCATGGCTGGATTTGGCGCTTGCACAGCAGGCGTTAAACGCGGCCAGAACGCTGGTCAGCGAAACAGAGCATCAGCGCGGCGTGCAGAAGGCGAGCGTCGGGGCGGGAAGCTCAACCCCGGACAGCGTGCTGGCGCTGCAGATGACCCTGAGTGCAATGCGCGATAAAGAGACGCTGGCTCAGCGGGATGTGCAACTGGCGCAAAGCCGCCTGCTACAGCTGACGGGGCAAGCTATTCCTGATGTACGCGGGCCGTTGCCGCGTTATCAACGCCTGCCCGCCGATGAAAAAACGCTGGAAGAGGGGATTACCCGCCACCCTGAAGTGGAGGCGGCTCGTCGCGAAGCAGAAACGGCCAAAGCCCGTTCAGCGCAATCGGAAGTAGCCGCGATCCCTGATGTGGATGTGGAGGTGTTTTATGCCCATCGTGCCGAGGGATATGACGATATGGCAGGGGTGATGTTCAGCGTGGATCTGCCCATTTTCCAGTCTAAACGACAGGACAAAGATTATGCTGCCGATGTCTCCCGTTCGATGCAGGCCGTCGATCAGTTAACGCTTATCAAACGTGAGCATATTGCGCAGGTTCAAACCCTGGTTGCGCAATATCAGGCGGCGCAGACCTTGTGGCAGCGCCAGCGGGATGAGGTGTTGCCTTTGCAGCGTCAGCGGCTGGACGTGCTGACGGCGCAGTATCGTTCCGGACAGTCGGATCTTCCGACACTTCTGGAGGCACGTCGTGGCGTGCTGGACACGGAGCTGGCGGTGAATCAGGCCGAGCGCGAGATGGCGCGTACCTGGGCTGCCGTGAACTGGCTGATACCGCAGGAGCTGGCACAATGA
- a CDS encoding cold-shock protein CspE, giving the protein MSKIKGNVKWFNESKGFGFITPEDGSKDVFVHFSAIQSNGFKTLAEGQRVEFEITNGAKGPSAANVIAL; this is encoded by the coding sequence ATGTCTAAGATTAAAGGTAACGTTAAGTGGTTTAATGAGTCCAAAGGATTCGGTTTCATTACTCCTGAAGATGGCAGCAAAGACGTGTTCGTACACTTCTCTGCAATCCAGTCTAATGGTTTCAAAACTCTGGCTGAAGGTCAGCGCGTTGAGTTCGAAATCACTAACGGTGCCAAAGGCCCTTCTGCTGCTAACGTAATCGCTCTGTAA
- a CDS encoding hydrolase has translation MYVAVGQFAVTPEWEVNARKCLSLMTEARQKGASLLVLPEALLARDDNDPDLSVKSAQSLEGPFLNMLCQESAGNTMTTVLAVHVPSTPGRAINTLVVLRDGAIIARYAKLHLYDAFSIQESRLVDPGDVIPPLLEIDGLKIGLMTCYDVRFPDLALNLALQGADVLVLPAAWVKGPLKEHHWATLLTARALDTTCYVVAAGECGNKNIGQSRVVDPLGVTIAAAAEAPVLLLTEIISERIALARQQLPVLRNRRFAPPQLL, from the coding sequence ATGTATGTTGCGGTAGGGCAGTTCGCGGTGACGCCAGAGTGGGAGGTGAATGCACGAAAATGTCTCTCCCTGATGACTGAAGCACGGCAGAAGGGCGCATCGTTACTGGTGCTCCCCGAGGCGCTGCTGGCGCGGGATGACAATGACCCCGATCTCTCGGTGAAGTCGGCACAGTCGCTGGAGGGGCCGTTTTTGAACATGCTATGCCAGGAGAGTGCGGGTAATACCATGACGACTGTTTTGGCGGTACACGTCCCTTCAACACCGGGGCGCGCCATCAATACGCTCGTGGTATTGCGTGATGGTGCCATCATCGCACGCTATGCGAAGCTACATCTCTACGATGCGTTCAGCATTCAGGAATCGCGGCTTGTTGACCCAGGCGATGTCATTCCACCGTTGCTTGAAATTGATGGACTTAAGATTGGGTTGATGACTTGTTATGATGTGCGCTTTCCCGATCTGGCTCTGAACCTCGCCTTGCAGGGGGCGGATGTTCTGGTATTGCCCGCTGCGTGGGTGAAGGGGCCGTTAAAAGAGCATCACTGGGCGACGTTGCTTACAGCACGTGCGCTGGATACCACCTGTTATGTGGTGGCGGCAGGGGAGTGCGGCAATAAAAATATCGGTCAAAGCAGAGTGGTTGACCCCCTGGGTGTCACCATTGCGGCAGCAGCGGAAGCGCCGGTGTTGCTGCTGACGGAAATCATTTCAGAAAGGATTGCGCTTGCGCGCCAGCAATTACCTGTTCTTCGCAACCGTCGGTTTGCGCCACCGCAATTATTGTGA
- the crcB gene encoding putative fluoride ion transporter CrcB, whose translation MFQLLLAVFIGGGTGSVARWFLSMRFNPLHQVIPMGTLAANLIGAFIIGMGLAWFNRMTHIDPVWKVLITTGFCGGLTTFSTFSAEVVFLFQEGRVGWALMNIAINMLGSFAMTGIAFWLFSSASAQ comes from the coding sequence GTGTTTCAACTACTTTTAGCCGTTTTTATTGGTGGGGGCACAGGTAGCGTTGCACGGTGGTTCTTGAGTATGCGGTTTAATCCCCTGCATCAGGTTATTCCAATGGGAACGCTGGCCGCAAACCTGATTGGGGCATTTATCATTGGCATGGGGCTGGCCTGGTTTAACCGTATGACGCACATCGACCCGGTGTGGAAGGTATTGATTACCACCGGGTTCTGCGGCGGTTTGACCACCTTTTCAACCTTCTCTGCCGAAGTCGTTTTTCTGTTTCAGGAAGGCCGCGTCGGCTGGGCGCTGATGAACATTGCGATCAACATGCTCGGCTCTTTTGCGATGACCGGGATCGCATTCTGGCTATTTTCCTCTGCCAGTGCGCAATGA
- a CDS encoding cobalt transporter has protein sequence MKKTTLTAVAIAVVVAASGGYFVGKKQSRQPATTAQPTERKVLYWYDPMMPGQRFDKPGKSPFMDMDLVARYADEEKAATGVGISTQQQQNLGMKTAKAQMRQLVSPFSAFATVSTDERSVSVVSAPANGVVSRLFVNAPQQQVKAGEPLAQLWIPQWTTAQQEYLAVRQLGDAGLTRAARERLALQFMPEEVIRALERSGKPQTTLTLRAARAGYVVKLDVREGAQITATAPLFEIASLDPVWLVVDYPQTQAQSLTVGSKMVATTESWPGERFHGTVSELLPQMETTTRTLKARIVLENNGQKLKPGMYLTVSRAEESKRPPVLAVPEEAVIRSGNAARLLIATGEGYFHPVNVETGLTAQGWTEIRSGLKEGDDVVTSGQFLIDSEASLRSVMPEVTP, from the coding sequence ATGAAAAAAACAACCTTAACTGCCGTCGCGATTGCCGTCGTTGTGGCCGCCAGCGGTGGTTATTTCGTGGGGAAAAAACAGTCCAGGCAACCGGCGACGACTGCGCAACCCACCGAACGTAAAGTGCTTTACTGGTACGACCCAATGATGCCCGGCCAGCGTTTCGATAAGCCGGGTAAATCTCCCTTTATGGATATGGATCTGGTGGCACGCTACGCCGATGAAGAGAAAGCGGCGACCGGCGTCGGGATCAGTACACAGCAGCAGCAAAACCTGGGGATGAAAACAGCCAAAGCACAGATGCGCCAGCTGGTTTCACCGTTCTCCGCCTTTGCCACGGTATCAACGGATGAGCGTAGCGTGTCGGTGGTTTCGGCCCCGGCCAACGGTGTGGTGTCGCGGCTGTTTGTTAACGCCCCTCAGCAGCAGGTGAAAGCCGGGGAACCTCTGGCACAGCTGTGGATCCCCCAGTGGACGACGGCCCAGCAGGAGTATCTGGCCGTACGCCAGTTGGGTGATGCCGGGCTGACTCGCGCAGCACGTGAGCGGCTGGCGCTACAGTTTATGCCGGAAGAGGTGATTCGGGCGCTTGAGCGCAGCGGTAAACCCCAGACAACATTGACGCTGCGCGCCGCCAGGGCCGGATATGTGGTGAAGCTTGACGTGCGGGAAGGCGCACAAATTACGGCCACGGCACCGCTCTTTGAGATAGCGAGCCTCGATCCCGTCTGGCTGGTGGTTGATTATCCGCAGACGCAGGCGCAGTCCCTGACGGTGGGGAGCAAAATGGTCGCCACGACGGAAAGCTGGCCTGGAGAGCGGTTCCACGGCACGGTCAGCGAGCTACTGCCGCAGATGGAAACGACGACGCGAACGCTAAAAGCGCGCATTGTGCTGGAAAATAACGGCCAGAAGCTGAAACCGGGGATGTATCTCACCGTATCCCGTGCCGAAGAGTCAAAACGTCCGCCGGTGCTGGCCGTACCGGAAGAGGCGGTGATCAGGAGTGGTAATGCCGCGCGTCTGTTGATTGCAACAGGAGAGGGCTATTTCCATCCGGTGAATGTGGAGACCGGGCTGACGGCACAAGGGTGGACGGAGATCCGCTCCGGGCTGAAAGAGGGGGATGACGTGGTGACCTCCGGTCAGTTCCTGATCGACTCAGAAGCCAGCCTTCGTAGCGTGATGCCGGAGGTGACACCATGA
- a CDS encoding IS5 family transposase has translation MAKQKFRITNWSTYNKALINRGSLTFWLDDEAIQAWYESATPSSRGRPQRYSDLAITTVLVIKRVFRLTLRAAQGFIDSIFALMNVPLRCPDYTSVSKRAKSVNVSFKTSTRGEIAHLVIDSTGLKVFGEGEWKVRKHGKERRRIWRKLHLAVDSNTHEVVCADLSLNNVTDSEAFPGLIRQTHRKIRAAAADGAYDTRLCHDELRRKKISALIPPRKGAGYWPGEYADRNRAVANQRLSGSNARWKWTTEYNRRSIAETAMYRMKQLLGDSLTLRDYDGQVAEAMAMVRALNRMTKAGMPESVRIA, from the coding sequence GTGGCAAAGCAAAAGTTCAGAATCACCAACTGGTCCACCTACAACAAAGCTCTCATCAACCGTGGCTCCCTCACTTTCTGGCTGGATGATGAGGCGATTCAGGCCTGGTATGAGTCGGCAACGCCTTCATCACGAGGAAGGCCCCAGCGCTATTCTGATCTCGCCATCACCACCGTTCTGGTGATTAAACGCGTATTCCGGCTGACCCTGCGGGCTGCGCAGGGTTTTATTGATTCCATTTTTGCCCTGATGAACGTTCCGTTGCGCTGCCCGGATTACACCAGTGTCAGTAAGCGGGCAAAGTCGGTTAATGTCAGTTTCAAAACGTCCACCCGGGGTGAAATCGCACACCTGGTGATTGATTCCACCGGGCTGAAGGTCTTTGGTGAAGGCGAATGGAAAGTCAGAAAGCACGGCAAAGAGCGCCGTCGTATCTGGCGAAAGTTGCATCTTGCTGTTGACAGCAACACACATGAAGTTGTCTGTGCAGACCTGTCGCTGAATAACGTCACGGACTCAGAAGCCTTCCCGGGCCTTATCCGGCAGACTCACAGAAAAATCAGGGCAGCCGCGGCAGACGGGGCTTACGATACCCGGCTCTGTCACGATGAACTGCGCCGCAAAAAAATCAGCGCGCTTATTCCTCCCCGAAAAGGAGCAGGTTACTGGCCCGGTGAGTACGCAGACCGCAACCGTGCCGTTGCTAATCAGCGGCTGAGCGGAAGCAATGCACGGTGGAAATGGACAACGGAATATAACCGTCGCTCGATAGCGGAAACGGCAATGTACAGAATGAAGCAGTTGTTGGGAGATTCACTGACGCTGCGTGACTACGATGGTCAGGTAGCGGAAGCTATGGCCATGGTGCGTGCGTTGAACAGGATGACAAAGGCTGGGATGCCAGAAAGCGTGCGTATTGCCTGA
- the tatE gene encoding putative Sec-independent protein translocase protein TatE translates to MGEISITKLLVVAALVVLLFGTKKLRTLGGDLGAAIKGFKKAMNDDDAAAKKSAEDDVPAEKLSHKE, encoded by the coding sequence ATGGGTGAGATTAGTATTACCAAACTGCTGGTGGTTGCCGCACTGGTCGTCCTGCTGTTTGGTACCAAGAAGTTACGCACGCTGGGTGGCGACCTGGGTGCCGCCATTAAAGGCTTTAAGAAAGCGATGAACGACGACGATGCAGCGGCGAAGAAAAGCGCCGAAGATGACGTCCCGGCAGAGAAGCTTTCTCACAAAGAGTAA
- a CDS encoding cation efflux system protein: MIAAVIRASLRNRLLVILAALMMAGWGWWSVQRAPLDALPDLSDVQVIVKASYPGKAPQVIEDQVTWPLTTSMLSVPGAKTVRGFSMFGDAYVYVLFEDGTDLYWARSRVLEYLSQVQAQFPAGVKVSLGPDATGVGWIYEYALVDRSGKHSLADLRALQDWTLKFELKTVPNVSEVASIGGMVRQYQIVADPAKMRALNITHNQLSSAVQAANKESGGKLLEMGEAEYMVRTTGYLRSLDDFRNVVITSRDGVPVLLKDVATIGFGPEIRRGVAELNGEGEVAGGVVVMRYGQNALETIHAVKAKLHELQKTLPQGVEIVPVYDRSTLIEESVKTLTHKLLEEFAVVVVVCALFLFHFRSALVAIVSLPLGILGAFVVMHYQGINANIMSLGGIAIAIGAMVDAAIVMIENMHKVLEQWRHDNPGKTPSSGDYWHLAERAAVEVGPALFCSLLIITLSFIPVFSLEAQEGRMFSPLAFTKTWSMAVAAGLGITLVPVLMGYFIRGKIPDEKANPINRVLIRLYEPLLDKVLTFPKTTLVLAFALLLATLWPLSRLGSEFMPPLDEGDLLYMPSTLPGISAREASRLLQQTDRLIKSVPEVASVFGKAGRAESATDPAPLTMLETTIHFKPRDQWRPGMTPQKLVEELDKTVSVPGIANVWVPPIRNRLDMLATGIKSPVGIKVNGNNIADIERVAQQIEQVVKQVPGVTSALAERLAGGRYVDIRIDRQKAARYGVSVDELQSMVSTLVGGDNISEVLNGRERYPVNLRYPRDLRDNVDKLRVLPVVAANGSQVALGELADIIVTEGPPMLKSENARLSDWIYVDLRGRDLKSAVDEMQKRVAENVVLPQGVSLSWSGQFEYLERATAKLKIVLPVTLMIIFILLWLTFKRVTDVLVIMGTLPFALIGGVWLLWLLEYNLSVAGAVGFIALSGVAAEFGVIMVLYLNHALDKYRSREPDGGNATLMRAIHEGAVLRVRPKVMTVATIMAGLLPIMWGGGSGSEVMQRIAAPMVGGMVTAPLLSMLVIPALYKLLHQR; encoded by the coding sequence ATGATCGCGGCAGTGATTCGGGCTTCATTGCGCAACCGGCTGCTGGTGATCCTGGCTGCCCTGATGATGGCAGGCTGGGGCTGGTGGTCGGTGCAGCGCGCACCGCTGGATGCGCTTCCTGATTTGTCGGATGTGCAGGTGATCGTCAAGGCGAGTTATCCGGGTAAAGCGCCACAGGTGATTGAAGATCAGGTGACCTGGCCGCTGACAACCTCGATGTTGTCCGTGCCGGGAGCGAAAACGGTGCGCGGCTTTTCCATGTTTGGCGATGCCTACGTCTACGTACTGTTTGAGGATGGTACTGATCTCTACTGGGCGCGTTCCAGGGTACTGGAGTATTTAAGCCAGGTGCAGGCGCAATTTCCTGCCGGGGTGAAAGTATCGCTGGGGCCAGATGCAACGGGCGTCGGCTGGATTTACGAATATGCGTTGGTCGATCGCAGCGGTAAACACAGCCTGGCGGACCTGCGTGCCCTTCAGGACTGGACGCTGAAATTTGAGCTTAAAACGGTGCCTAACGTCTCTGAGGTCGCCAGCATCGGCGGGATGGTTCGTCAGTATCAGATTGTGGCCGATCCGGCGAAGATGCGTGCGCTGAATATTACCCATAACCAGCTTTCCAGTGCTGTTCAGGCTGCGAATAAGGAGAGCGGCGGTAAGTTGCTGGAGATGGGCGAAGCGGAATATATGGTGCGCACGACGGGTTACCTGCGCTCGCTGGATGATTTTCGCAACGTAGTGATTACCAGCCGTGATGGGGTGCCGGTTCTGCTCAAAGATGTCGCCACGATTGGCTTCGGCCCGGAGATCCGTCGGGGTGTTGCGGAGCTGAACGGTGAGGGGGAGGTTGCCGGTGGCGTGGTGGTGATGCGTTACGGGCAGAATGCGCTGGAGACGATCCATGCGGTGAAGGCAAAACTGCATGAATTGCAGAAAACGCTGCCGCAGGGTGTTGAAATTGTCCCCGTGTATGACCGCTCGACCCTGATTGAAGAGTCGGTCAAAACGCTGACCCATAAGCTGCTTGAAGAGTTTGCCGTGGTGGTGGTGGTCTGCGCGCTGTTTCTGTTCCATTTTCGTTCGGCGCTGGTGGCGATTGTCTCCCTGCCGCTGGGCATTCTGGGCGCATTTGTGGTGATGCATTATCAGGGTATCAACGCGAACATTATGTCGCTGGGTGGTATTGCCATCGCCATTGGGGCAATGGTGGATGCGGCGATCGTGATGATTGAAAACATGCACAAAGTGCTGGAGCAGTGGCGGCACGATAATCCTGGCAAAACACCGTCGTCGGGGGATTACTGGCATCTGGCCGAACGTGCAGCGGTGGAGGTGGGGCCGGCGCTCTTCTGCAGCCTGCTGATCATCACCCTGTCGTTTATTCCGGTCTTCTCGCTTGAAGCGCAGGAGGGGAGAATGTTCTCGCCGCTGGCGTTCACCAAAACCTGGTCGATGGCTGTGGCGGCAGGGCTTGGGATCACGCTGGTGCCGGTGTTAATGGGGTATTTCATTCGCGGGAAAATTCCTGACGAAAAGGCCAACCCGATCAACCGTGTGCTGATCCGCCTGTATGAACCGCTGCTGGATAAGGTGCTGACGTTCCCGAAAACCACGCTGGTGCTGGCATTTGCATTGTTACTCGCCACGCTCTGGCCACTAAGTCGTCTGGGCAGTGAGTTTATGCCGCCACTGGACGAAGGTGATTTGCTGTATATGCCATCAACATTGCCGGGGATCTCTGCCCGGGAGGCATCACGGCTACTACAGCAAACGGACAGGCTGATCAAAAGTGTACCGGAAGTGGCGAGCGTGTTTGGTAAAGCCGGACGAGCCGAGTCCGCAACCGATCCTGCACCGTTAACCATGCTGGAAACAACCATCCATTTTAAACCCCGCGACCAGTGGCGGCCGGGAATGACACCGCAAAAACTGGTAGAGGAGCTGGATAAAACCGTGTCGGTACCGGGGATCGCCAACGTGTGGGTTCCGCCGATTCGCAACCGTCTGGATATGCTGGCAACCGGGATTAAAAGCCCGGTAGGTATTAAGGTCAACGGCAATAACATTGCTGATATTGAGCGAGTTGCGCAGCAAATCGAGCAGGTTGTAAAGCAGGTTCCCGGTGTCACGTCAGCCCTGGCTGAGCGGCTGGCGGGCGGTCGTTATGTGGATATCCGTATCGACAGGCAAAAAGCGGCACGCTATGGCGTTTCCGTCGATGAGCTGCAAAGTATGGTTTCTACGCTGGTGGGTGGCGATAACATCAGCGAGGTGCTCAACGGACGCGAACGTTATCCGGTTAATCTGCGTTATCCCCGCGATCTGCGCGACAATGTCGATAAATTGCGGGTCTTACCGGTCGTTGCCGCAAACGGTAGCCAGGTGGCGCTCGGTGAACTGGCTGATATCATCGTCACCGAAGGCCCGCCAATGCTAAAAAGCGAAAATGCGCGCTTGTCTGACTGGATCTACGTGGATTTACGCGGGCGCGATCTGAAGTCTGCCGTGGATGAAATGCAGAAGCGTGTCGCTGAAAATGTGGTTTTACCGCAGGGGGTTTCTCTCTCCTGGTCAGGGCAGTTTGAATATCTTGAGCGGGCGACGGCAAAGCTGAAAATAGTTTTACCGGTGACGTTAATGATCATATTTATACTGCTATGGCTAACCTTTAAGCGAGTGACAGATGTCCTGGTAATAATGGGGACTTTACCTTTCGCACTTATTGGCGGGGTATGGTTGTTGTGGTTACTGGAATATAATCTCTCCGTTGCAGGGGCGGTGGGTTTTATCGCCCTCTCAGGCGTTGCCGCGGAATTTGGTGTAATTATGGTTCTCTATTTAAATCATGCACTGGATAAATACCGCAGCCGTGAACCGGACGGTGGGAACGCGACACTGATGCGCGCTATTCATGAAGGTGCTGTGCTACGCGTGCGGCCGAAGGTGATGACGGTTGCGACCATCATGGCGGGATTACTGCCGATCATGTGGGGGGGGGGCAGTGGTTCCGAAGTGATGCAACGCATTGCAGCCCCGATGGTGGGTGGGATGGTGACGGCACCTCTGTTGTCGATGCTGGTTATTCCCGCGCTCTATAAATTGTTACATCAACGCTAA
- a CDS encoding transcriptional regulator produces the protein MRAIFPDPLFIRKGQGVTPTAYATHLHEYISQGLESILGALDLTGSYDKQRTITIGCTPSVGVQVMPAIFQAMKSHVPQLLLHNVPLNEPEIQLAQFQTDVVIDISHFSARALGQHVLYADSLVLVCRQNHPALSEPLTIENLRNYDHSSFITEGQALNSLRQRIDEIFPERQISFSSYNMFTTASLIGSSDMLCIMPSRLYHLLRKCWPLEETPLSQLNAESIEISLHYNKLSLRDPVLENVINIICQAF, from the coding sequence TTGCGCGCTATATTTCCCGATCCGTTATTTATTCGTAAAGGTCAGGGCGTCACGCCAACGGCCTATGCCACGCATCTTCATGAGTACATCAGCCAGGGGCTGGAATCGATTCTGGGCGCACTGGATTTAACCGGAAGCTATGATAAACAGAGAACCATCACCATCGGCTGTACCCCTTCAGTGGGCGTGCAGGTGATGCCGGCGATCTTCCAGGCCATGAAATCCCATGTGCCACAGCTCCTGCTGCACAATGTTCCCCTCAACGAACCAGAAATTCAGCTTGCGCAGTTCCAGACCGACGTGGTGATTGATATTAGTCATTTCAGCGCCAGAGCACTGGGGCAACATGTTCTCTATGCCGACAGTCTGGTGCTTGTTTGTCGCCAGAACCACCCGGCGCTTAGCGAACCCCTGACCATTGAAAATCTGCGTAACTATGATCACTCGTCATTCATAACTGAAGGGCAAGCGCTGAATTCGCTACGCCAGCGTATTGATGAAATCTTCCCGGAACGCCAGATAAGTTTTAGCAGTTACAATATGTTTACCACCGCGTCCCTGATTGGCAGTAGCGACATGCTCTGCATCATGCCCTCCCGGCTGTATCACTTGCTACGTAAATGCTGGCCACTGGAGGAGACTCCGCTCAGCCAGCTCAATGCAGAATCCATTGAAATTTCACTGCATTACAACAAACTCAGTCTGCGCGATCCGGTACTAGAAAACGTTATCAATATCATCTGCCAGGCTTTCTGA